Proteins encoded in a region of the Streptomyces sp. NBC_00513 genome:
- a CDS encoding nucleoside/nucleotide kinase family protein has protein sequence MAQDEAMEFTELEGRARRLAASGDRRILGIAGPPGAGKSTLAERLALTLGPGQAVVVPMDGFHLAQAELERLGRAGRKGAPDTFDAVGYTALLGRLRSPGGGAVYAPAFDRSLEEPIAGSIRVDASVPLVVTEGNYLLYGAGEWAAVRPLLDEAWFLAPDDALRVRRLVDRHVRHGREPEAATEWVSRSDEANARLIAPGRARADLVVE, from the coding sequence ATGGCGCAGGATGAGGCCATGGAATTCACGGAGCTGGAGGGGCGGGCGCGCAGGCTCGCGGCGTCGGGGGACAGGCGGATCCTGGGAATCGCCGGGCCGCCCGGCGCGGGGAAGTCCACCCTCGCCGAGCGCCTCGCCCTGACCCTGGGACCCGGGCAGGCCGTGGTGGTGCCGATGGACGGGTTCCACCTGGCCCAGGCCGAGTTGGAGCGCCTGGGCCGGGCCGGCCGCAAGGGCGCCCCGGACACCTTCGACGCCGTCGGATACACGGCGCTGCTGGGCCGGCTGCGGTCACCCGGGGGCGGCGCGGTCTACGCCCCGGCCTTCGACCGGTCGCTGGAGGAACCGATCGCCGGGAGCATCCGGGTGGACGCCTCCGTACCCCTGGTCGTCACCGAGGGGAACTACCTGCTGTACGGGGCGGGGGAGTGGGCGGCGGTACGGCCGCTCCTCGACGAGGCCTGGTTCCTCGCCCCGGACGACGCGCTGCGTGTCCGGCGGCTCGTCGACCGCCACGTTCGCCACGGCAGGGAGCCGGAGGCCGCCACGGAATGGGTCTCGCGTTCCGACGAGGCGAACGCCCGGCTGATCGCCCCGGGGCGGGCCCGGGCGGACCTGGTGGTGGAGTGA
- a CDS encoding HIT domain-containing protein — protein sequence MDCVFCTLIREDSAGWVARGPVACAFTPLNPLAPGHTLVVPTFHYADIFGTPPEVLATTMALVQRVAEATRTAVDASGVNILSANGPGSQQSVPHLHFHVVPRWVDDGISTWPAGRSERRVPGDPRLLLADALTSDGGFLGGRWTLRTGVHRSRGSVP from the coding sequence ATGGACTGCGTCTTCTGCACGCTCATTCGTGAAGACAGCGCGGGCTGGGTCGCTCGTGGCCCCGTGGCCTGTGCCTTCACTCCGTTGAACCCGCTGGCACCGGGCCACACCCTGGTGGTCCCGACGTTCCATTACGCGGACATCTTCGGTACCCCGCCCGAGGTCCTCGCCACGACGATGGCACTGGTCCAGCGCGTGGCCGAGGCGACTAGGACCGCTGTGGACGCCTCGGGTGTGAACATCCTCAGCGCCAACGGCCCAGGGTCGCAACAGTCGGTTCCCCACCTGCACTTCCACGTCGTTCCGCGGTGGGTGGACGATGGAATCTCGACCTGGCCGGCCGGACGGTCCGAGCGCCGCGTTCCCGGCGACCCGAGGCTGCTGCTCGCCGATGCTCTGACTTCGGACGGCGGGTTCCTCGGAGGCCGGTGGACGCTGAGGACAGGAGTCCACCGGTCCCGGGGATCGGTGCCTTGA
- a CDS encoding MarR family winged helix-turn-helix transcriptional regulator → MTGNDIDGEAPTLDQARRQVRHYGLEVDPQAVLVAVRLISAGARVGRMAEAHFAKFGLSTGRYRLLADLEDHGGEKSPSRLAVDLDVSRATVTGLLDGLEREGLIARRPSTEDGRGTVAVLTARGAQRLRDMAPDHFGRLEAMVGGLSVEERAVFLDLLARVVRGSSALVAD, encoded by the coding sequence ATGACGGGGAATGACATCGACGGCGAGGCGCCTACGCTCGACCAGGCCAGGCGCCAGGTCCGGCACTATGGCCTGGAGGTCGATCCGCAGGCGGTGCTGGTCGCGGTGCGGCTGATCTCGGCCGGTGCGAGGGTCGGCCGGATGGCCGAGGCGCACTTCGCCAAGTTCGGCCTGTCGACGGGGCGCTACCGTCTGCTCGCCGACCTGGAGGACCACGGCGGGGAGAAGTCCCCCTCGCGCCTCGCGGTCGACCTCGATGTCTCCAGGGCCACGGTCACCGGCCTGCTGGACGGTCTTGAGCGCGAGGGTCTGATCGCCCGCCGCCCGTCCACGGAGGACGGGCGGGGTACGGTGGCCGTCCTGACCGCACGCGGTGCGCAACGCCTGCGCGACATGGCGCCCGATCATTTCGGGCGGCTTGAGGCGATGGTGGGTGGGCTTTCCGTCGAGGAGCGTGCGGTGTTCCTCGATCTGCTCGCCCGCGTCGTGCGTGGCAGTTCGGCCTTGGTCGCCGACTGA
- a CDS encoding SDR family oxidoreductase produces the protein MIVVMGATGATGNALLHSLLALGAPVRALTRTPHNPIPGTAGTRQPVDVRYADANDPQSLHTAFEGADQLFLAMANSPEQVVLETRVIDIAAHAGIEHIVKISAPAAEPDSPVAISRGHHAVEEHLRARGLTHTILRPYAFMQNLLRLAPTVAQGVILGTAGDAPFNHIDCRDIGDVAAAALTRPHIAGGTYSLTGPEAVSHPEIASRIGALIGHQVRYVNLTPDELRDDLIHHAHMPTWLADHVTEIQQLAVTRPETPDSTVTDILGRPPRTLDAFLREHRAVFSG, from the coding sequence ATGATCGTTGTCATGGGAGCGACCGGAGCAACCGGAAACGCACTGCTCCACAGCCTCCTCGCACTGGGCGCGCCCGTCCGCGCGTTGACCCGCACTCCGCACAACCCGATCCCCGGCACCGCCGGTACCCGTCAACCCGTCGACGTCCGGTACGCCGACGCCAACGACCCCCAGTCGCTGCACACCGCATTCGAGGGTGCCGACCAGCTCTTCCTCGCCATGGCCAACAGCCCCGAACAGGTCGTACTCGAAACCCGCGTCATCGACATCGCCGCGCACGCCGGCATCGAACACATCGTCAAGATCTCCGCACCCGCCGCCGAACCCGACTCCCCGGTCGCCATCTCCCGCGGACACCACGCCGTGGAGGAACACCTGCGCGCCCGCGGGCTCACCCACACCATCCTGCGCCCCTACGCGTTCATGCAGAACCTCCTGCGCCTGGCCCCCACGGTCGCCCAGGGCGTCATCCTCGGCACGGCGGGCGACGCGCCCTTCAACCACATCGACTGCCGCGACATCGGCGACGTCGCCGCCGCCGCCCTCACGAGGCCACACATAGCCGGCGGCACCTACTCCCTGACCGGCCCCGAAGCGGTCTCCCATCCCGAAATCGCGTCTCGGATCGGCGCTCTGATCGGGCATCAAGTCCGCTACGTCAACCTCACCCCGGACGAACTGCGCGACGACCTCATCCACCACGCCCACATGCCCACCTGGCTCGCCGACCACGTGACGGAGATCCAGCAACTCGCCGTCACCCGGCCCGAGACCCCCGACAGCACCGTCACGGACATCCTCGGCCGCCCGCCCCGCACCCTCGACGCGTTCCTGCGCGAACACCGCGCGGTCTTCAGCGGATAG
- a CDS encoding terpene cyclase, with protein sequence MPQDVTFDLPFPIALSPDLQGARQRNLAWVHRLGLVGYGRSLDWYASWDMPLLAAHGMPYARGAALDLCTDAMAFFFVFDDQFDGPLGRDPARVVAVCRKLIDIVHGAPAGPGADACSRAFSDIWTRSLRGSHSGWAARSAHEWEYYFATQAHEAIGRIRGTPGDLETYLQVRRGIAGTAVPLSLGERAAGLGVPAAAFHSPQLRLMRDIAVDVSMMCNDVYSLEKEEARGDVDNLVLVLQHAGGGTREEAVAAAREEVSRRTRRFAELAAQVPQMCTRLGLTGRESAHVRTYVEVMAWWMSGYHAWQTRTRRYTGALQVLPRTGPGYFDEILPP encoded by the coding sequence GTGCCGCAGGACGTCACCTTCGATCTGCCCTTCCCTATCGCGCTGAGCCCCGACCTTCAGGGTGCCCGGCAGCGCAACCTGGCATGGGTGCACCGCTTGGGACTGGTCGGGTACGGCCGGTCCCTTGACTGGTACGCGTCATGGGACATGCCGCTGTTGGCCGCCCACGGCATGCCCTACGCGCGCGGGGCGGCCCTGGACCTGTGTACGGACGCGATGGCGTTCTTCTTCGTCTTCGACGACCAGTTCGACGGACCCTTGGGCCGGGATCCCGCACGTGTCGTGGCCGTCTGCCGGAAGCTGATCGACATCGTCCACGGGGCACCGGCCGGACCGGGCGCCGACGCCTGCTCCCGCGCGTTCTCCGACATCTGGACCCGAAGCCTTCGCGGCTCCCACTCCGGCTGGGCGGCCCGCTCGGCGCACGAGTGGGAGTACTACTTCGCCACCCAGGCCCACGAGGCCATCGGACGGATCCGGGGCACGCCAGGGGATCTGGAGACCTACCTCCAGGTCCGCCGCGGCATCGCCGGCACCGCCGTCCCCCTCTCCCTCGGCGAGCGCGCCGCCGGCCTCGGCGTCCCCGCGGCCGCTTTCCACAGTCCGCAGTTGCGGCTCATGCGGGACATCGCGGTCGACGTCAGCATGATGTGCAACGACGTGTACTCACTGGAGAAGGAGGAGGCGCGCGGCGACGTCGACAACCTCGTCCTCGTCCTCCAGCATGCGGGCGGCGGCACCCGCGAGGAGGCCGTTGCCGCGGCCCGGGAGGAGGTCTCCCGACGCACACGACGCTTCGCGGAACTCGCGGCGCAGGTGCCGCAGATGTGCACGCGACTCGGGCTGACCGGACGGGAGTCGGCCCATGTCCGGACGTACGTCGAGGTCATGGCGTGGTGGATGAGCGGGTACCACGCCTGGCAGACCCGGACCCGCCGCTACACCGGCGCGCTCCAGGTCCTTCCCCGTACGGGCCCCGGCTACTTCGACGAGATCCTCCCCCCGTGA
- a CDS encoding ATP-binding protein translates to MPGTPRRTPGLRCEDARLIARDVLSTHHVGTPLVDDVLLVVSELVSNAIRHAGGVTAFRVWCPPGSVAVEVSDGSTLCPCPPGTPVESPGGFGWLLVNRIADRTEIRSDHAGKTITAFLSLTPVA, encoded by the coding sequence ATGCCAGGGACACCACGTCGCACGCCAGGACTGAGATGCGAGGACGCGCGGCTGATCGCCCGGGACGTCCTGTCGACCCACCACGTGGGGACGCCTCTCGTGGACGACGTGCTGTTGGTGGTCTCGGAGCTGGTCTCCAACGCGATCCGCCACGCCGGCGGCGTGACCGCCTTCCGCGTGTGGTGTCCCCCGGGCTCGGTCGCGGTCGAGGTGTCGGACGGATCCACGCTCTGCCCGTGCCCGCCGGGTACGCCGGTCGAGTCACCCGGGGGGTTCGGTTGGCTCCTGGTCAACCGGATCGCCGACCGTACGGAGATTCGGTCCGACCACGCCGGAAAGACGATCACGGCGTTCCTCTCGCTCACCCCCGTCGCCTGA
- a CDS encoding LLM class F420-dependent oxidoreductase → MVRIGYTMMTEQAGPRELVSHVVGAERAGFDFSVTSDHSFPWLESQGHAPYAWSVLGAAAQATSRIPLMTYVTCPTFRYHPAVIAQKAATMQILSEGRFRLGLGSGENLNEHIVGAGWPAAHVRLEMLEEAVDIIRRMFTGEYVSHHGAHFDVENAKLWDLPDQAPPLGIAVSGPRSCALAGRYADLVIATEPKPELLEAFDAHGGAGKPRVGQLPVCYDTDRDTAVARAHDQFRWALGGWKVNSELPGPAGFDQAARHTRPEDVADAIPCGNDVEAFVEAVRPYAEAGFTEVALVQIGGGHQEPFLEWAEAKLLPALRNL, encoded by the coding sequence ATGGTGCGAATCGGATACACGATGATGACCGAACAGGCCGGGCCGCGTGAGCTGGTGTCCCACGTGGTGGGGGCGGAGCGGGCGGGGTTCGACTTCTCCGTCACCTCGGACCACTCGTTCCCGTGGCTGGAGTCCCAGGGACACGCCCCGTACGCGTGGAGCGTCCTGGGCGCGGCGGCGCAGGCTACCTCCCGCATCCCGCTCATGACCTACGTGACCTGCCCGACCTTCCGCTATCACCCGGCCGTCATCGCTCAGAAGGCGGCCACGATGCAGATCCTCTCGGAAGGCCGGTTCCGCCTCGGGCTGGGCTCCGGCGAGAACCTCAACGAACACATCGTGGGCGCCGGCTGGCCCGCCGCCCACGTACGCCTGGAGATGCTGGAAGAGGCCGTCGACATCATCCGCCGCATGTTCACCGGCGAGTACGTGAGCCACCACGGTGCCCACTTCGACGTGGAGAACGCGAAACTGTGGGACCTGCCCGATCAAGCGCCTCCGCTCGGCATCGCCGTCTCGGGCCCCCGCTCCTGCGCGCTCGCCGGACGGTACGCGGACCTCGTCATCGCGACCGAACCGAAGCCCGAACTCCTGGAGGCGTTCGACGCGCACGGCGGCGCCGGCAAGCCCAGGGTCGGCCAGCTTCCCGTCTGCTACGACACCGACCGGGACACGGCCGTGGCCCGGGCCCACGACCAGTTCCGTTGGGCGCTCGGCGGCTGGAAGGTCAACTCCGAACTCCCCGGCCCGGCCGGCTTCGACCAGGCCGCCCGGCACACCCGCCCCGAGGACGTCGCCGACGCCATCCCGTGCGGCAACGACGTGGAGGCCTTCGTGGAGGCGGTGCGCCCCTACGCGGAGGCGGGCTTCACCGAAGTCGCCCTCGTACAGATCGGTGGCGGGCACCAGGAACCGTTCCTGGAGTGGGCCGAGGCGAAACTGCTGCCCGCCCTGCGGAACCTGTGA
- a CDS encoding HAD family hydrolase — translation MSTDRAALFDVDGTLTDTNHLHVVSWWEALRQAGHHVPAHAVHRALGLPGEDLLDHLLGEGRDRSGDDGLSAAHDTLYATYFERIPSFDAAADLLRALATDGWKVLLVTSAKDRELQALRKAIDADDAITDTATSEDVDRGKPAPDQVRHALGLAGVPAERAVFVGDSVWDMRAATRAGVTAVGLLCGGIPREDLEEAGAVAVYRDPADLLAGLAGSPFPRVPATAGDGDTAR, via the coding sequence ATGAGCACGGACCGCGCCGCCCTCTTCGACGTCGACGGCACCCTCACGGACACCAACCACCTCCACGTCGTCTCCTGGTGGGAAGCGCTGCGCCAAGCCGGGCACCACGTGCCCGCACACGCCGTCCACCGGGCCCTCGGCCTGCCCGGAGAGGACCTCCTCGACCACCTCCTTGGCGAGGGGCGCGACCGCTCCGGAGACGACGGGCTCAGTGCCGCGCACGACACCCTCTACGCCACGTACTTCGAACGGATCCCGTCCTTCGACGCGGCCGCCGATCTGCTGCGCGCACTGGCGACGGACGGATGGAAGGTCCTGTTGGTCACCTCGGCCAAGGACCGGGAACTCCAGGCCCTGCGCAAGGCCATCGACGCGGACGACGCCATCACCGACACCGCGACCTCCGAGGACGTCGACCGGGGAAAGCCCGCACCCGACCAGGTCCGGCACGCCCTCGGCCTGGCGGGGGTACCGGCCGAGCGGGCGGTGTTCGTCGGCGATTCGGTCTGGGACATGCGGGCCGCCACCCGGGCCGGCGTGACCGCAGTGGGCCTCCTGTGCGGAGGCATTCCGCGCGAAGACCTGGAGGAGGCAGGAGCGGTCGCCGTCTACCGAGACCCGGCCGATCTGCTGGCCGGCCTCGCCGGCAGCCCGTTCCCCCGGGTACCCGCGACGGCCGGGGATGGTGACACGGCCCGGTAG
- the ctaD gene encoding cytochrome c oxidase subunit I, which yields MVTSVEPVTPIPVAGRTPGQVIVSWLTTTDHKKIGHLYLIASFGFFLVGGVLALLLRAELARPGMQILSNEQYNQIFTLHGTIMLLLFATPTFAGFANAIMPLQIGAPDVAFPRLNMLSFWLFLFGGLIVLGALLTPQGAADFGWTAYTPLSSSDHTPYIGGDMWIMGLALAGFGTILGSVNFVTTIICMRGPGMTMFRMPIFTWNILLTSVLVLFAFPVLAAALLVLEADRKFGAHVFDPSNGGALLWQHLFWFFGHPEVYIIALPFFGIVTEIFPVFSRKPVFGYLGLVGATIAIAGLSLTVWAHHMFATGAVLLPFFSFMTFLIAVPTGVKFFNWIGTMWKGSISFETPMLWSIGFLVTFLFGGLTGIILASPPMDFQVTDSYFVVAHFHYVVFGTVVFATFAGFYYWWPKMTGTMLDERLGKIHFWTLFIGFHTTFLVQHWLGAEGMPRRYADYLNSDGFTALNTFSTIGAFLLGLSTLPFLYNVWKTATTAPRITVDDPWGFGRSLEWATSCPPPRHNFVTLPRIRSESPAFDLHYPEVAALDDAVHHGKRDALDDPGNRETPGSDRGIAGR from the coding sequence ATGGTGACGTCGGTCGAACCGGTCACGCCGATCCCGGTTGCGGGTCGGACTCCAGGTCAGGTGATCGTGTCGTGGTTGACGACGACGGACCACAAGAAGATCGGACACCTCTATCTGATCGCGTCGTTCGGATTCTTCCTGGTCGGCGGCGTACTGGCGTTGCTGTTGCGCGCCGAACTGGCCCGACCGGGCATGCAGATCCTGTCGAACGAGCAGTACAACCAGATCTTCACCCTGCACGGCACCATCATGCTGCTGCTCTTTGCGACCCCGACCTTCGCCGGATTCGCCAACGCGATCATGCCGTTGCAGATCGGGGCTCCCGACGTGGCGTTCCCGCGTCTGAACATGCTGTCGTTCTGGCTGTTCCTCTTCGGCGGACTGATCGTGCTGGGCGCCCTGCTGACTCCCCAGGGCGCCGCGGACTTCGGCTGGACCGCCTACACACCGCTGAGCAGTTCGGACCACACCCCGTACATCGGCGGCGACATGTGGATCATGGGCCTGGCTCTGGCCGGCTTCGGCACGATCCTGGGATCGGTCAACTTCGTCACCACGATCATCTGCATGCGCGGTCCGGGCATGACGATGTTCCGGATGCCGATCTTCACCTGGAACATCCTGCTCACCTCGGTTCTGGTGCTGTTCGCCTTCCCCGTCCTCGCGGCGGCCCTGCTCGTGTTGGAGGCGGACCGCAAGTTCGGCGCTCACGTCTTCGACCCGTCCAACGGCGGCGCCCTGCTGTGGCAGCACCTGTTCTGGTTCTTCGGGCACCCCGAGGTCTACATCATCGCCCTGCCGTTCTTCGGGATCGTGACCGAGATCTTCCCCGTCTTCTCCCGCAAGCCCGTCTTCGGATACCTCGGCCTGGTCGGCGCCACGATCGCCATCGCGGGACTGTCGCTCACGGTGTGGGCCCACCACATGTTCGCCACCGGCGCGGTCCTCCTGCCGTTCTTCTCGTTCATGACGTTCCTGATCGCGGTGCCCACGGGGGTGAAGTTCTTCAACTGGATCGGCACGATGTGGAAGGGATCGATCTCCTTCGAGACGCCGATGCTGTGGTCCATCGGCTTCCTGGTCACCTTCCTCTTCGGCGGACTGACCGGGATCATCCTGGCCTCCCCGCCGATGGACTTCCAGGTCACCGACTCCTACTTCGTCGTCGCACACTTCCATTACGTGGTCTTCGGCACCGTGGTCTTCGCCACGTTCGCCGGCTTCTACTACTGGTGGCCGAAGATGACCGGCACCATGCTCGACGAACGCCTCGGGAAGATCCACTTCTGGACCCTGTTCATCGGCTTCCACACCACGTTCCTCGTCCAACACTGGCTCGGCGCCGAAGGCATGCCCCGCCGCTACGCCGACTACCTGAACTCGGACGGGTTCACCGCCCTCAACACGTTCTCGACCATCGGCGCGTTCCTCCTGGGCCTGTCCACCCTGCCGTTCCTCTACAACGTGTGGAAGACGGCCACCACCGCTCCCAGGATCACCGTCGACGACCCGTGGGGCTTCGGCCGCTCGTTGGAGTGGGCCACCTCCTGCCCGCCGCCCCGGCACAACTTCGTCACCCTGCCGCGCATCCGCTCCGAATCCCCGGCCTTCGACCTGCACTACCCCGAGGTGGCCGCGCTGGACGACGCGGTCCATCACGGCAAGCGCGACGCGCTGGACGATCCCGGCAACCGAGAGACGCCCGGATCCGACCGCGGCATCGCGGGCCGGTAG
- a CDS encoding acyl-CoA dehydrogenase has product MATENASTTATGYVQPEIDVSALTEVLDGEYAGIRDLVRTNLATYSSVLEEADELGIDAFRERVREIVVKMAATGQTGMGFPTEYGGGGDVGASIAAFETLAFGDLSVLVKVGVQFGLFGGAILHLGTERHHDAYLPDLITGELMGCFAMTETGHGSNVQALGTVARYDAASGEFVITTPDDQARKDYIGNAARHAELGVVFAQLEVDGRSRGVHAFVVPLRVDGRTAPGVRIEDDGRKMGLNGVDNGRIWFDGVRVPREALLNRFAEVTPEGVYESAIENPNRRFFTMLGTLVQGRVSVAGAGISVAKVALTIATKYAVRRRQFQAASDTGEQVLLDYGLHQRRLLPLIARTYALHVAQDGVRTQLHEVFSGIEDDAQARRRLESQAAGIKALGTWHATRVVQECREACGGAGYLAVNRFAALKSDSDVFTTFEGDNHVLLQLVAKGLLTDHASEFEDLDQLGMVRYVTNLAVETVIERTSAHKLLERVRDLLPGGDEWDREAGLLDSEYQLAMVRFREEHMLAGLARRIKRGIDEKRDPGAVFSRVQDHVIALARAHVERLVTEAFVDKVRALPEGGEKAALALLCDLFALSTIEADRAWFMEHGRLTIQRSKAISREVNDLCRKVRPLAVDLVDAWGIPSAMLRAPDLVG; this is encoded by the coding sequence ATGGCCACCGAGAACGCTTCCACCACCGCGACCGGTTACGTGCAACCCGAGATCGACGTCTCTGCGCTGACCGAGGTGCTCGACGGCGAGTACGCCGGGATCCGCGACCTTGTCCGTACCAACCTGGCGACGTACTCCTCCGTCCTCGAAGAGGCCGATGAGCTCGGCATCGACGCGTTTCGCGAGCGGGTGCGCGAGATCGTCGTCAAGATGGCCGCGACGGGCCAGACCGGCATGGGCTTCCCCACCGAGTACGGCGGGGGCGGCGACGTCGGTGCCTCGATCGCCGCGTTCGAGACGCTGGCCTTCGGCGACCTTTCGGTCCTGGTGAAGGTCGGCGTGCAGTTCGGGCTCTTCGGCGGTGCGATCCTGCACCTGGGCACCGAACGCCACCACGACGCCTACCTCCCGGACCTGATCACCGGGGAGCTCATGGGCTGCTTCGCGATGACCGAGACCGGGCACGGCTCCAACGTGCAGGCACTCGGCACCGTCGCGAGGTACGACGCGGCGAGCGGGGAATTCGTCATCACCACCCCCGACGACCAGGCGCGCAAGGACTACATCGGCAACGCGGCCCGCCATGCGGAACTCGGCGTCGTCTTCGCCCAGTTGGAGGTGGACGGCCGGTCCCGGGGCGTGCACGCCTTCGTGGTCCCCCTGCGGGTCGACGGCCGGACGGCACCCGGCGTCCGGATCGAGGACGACGGCCGCAAGATGGGGCTCAACGGCGTGGACAACGGCCGGATCTGGTTCGACGGGGTGCGGGTGCCGCGCGAGGCGCTCCTGAACAGGTTCGCCGAGGTCACCCCCGAGGGCGTCTACGAGAGTGCGATCGAGAACCCCAACCGGCGTTTCTTCACCATGCTCGGCACCCTGGTGCAGGGCCGGGTCAGCGTCGCGGGCGCCGGGATCAGCGTCGCCAAGGTCGCCCTGACGATCGCCACGAAGTACGCCGTGCGGCGCAGGCAGTTCCAGGCGGCCTCGGACACCGGGGAGCAGGTGCTCCTCGACTACGGTCTGCACCAGCGCCGGCTGCTGCCGCTCATCGCCCGGACGTACGCCTTGCACGTCGCGCAGGACGGTGTGCGCACACAGCTGCACGAGGTCTTCTCCGGCATCGAGGACGACGCGCAGGCGCGGCGCCGGCTCGAATCGCAGGCCGCGGGCATCAAGGCGCTCGGCACCTGGCACGCCACCCGCGTCGTCCAGGAGTGCCGTGAGGCGTGCGGCGGCGCCGGCTATCTCGCCGTCAACCGGTTCGCCGCCCTCAAGAGCGACAGCGATGTCTTCACCACCTTCGAGGGCGACAATCACGTCCTGCTGCAACTCGTGGCCAAGGGACTGCTCACCGATCACGCGAGCGAGTTCGAGGACCTCGACCAGCTCGGCATGGTCCGGTACGTCACCAACCTCGCCGTCGAGACCGTCATCGAGCGGACCTCGGCCCACAAACTGCTCGAACGGGTACGCGACCTGCTGCCCGGCGGTGACGAGTGGGACCGGGAGGCCGGCCTGCTCGACTCGGAGTACCAGCTCGCCATGGTCCGTTTCCGCGAGGAGCACATGCTCGCCGGCCTGGCCCGGCGGATCAAACGCGGGATCGACGAGAAGCGCGATCCGGGCGCCGTCTTCTCGCGGGTGCAGGACCACGTCATCGCGCTCGCGCGCGCGCACGTCGAGCGGCTGGTGACGGAGGCATTCGTCGACAAGGTGCGCGCGTTGCCCGAAGGGGGCGAGAAGGCGGCGCTCGCCCTCCTGTGCGACCTGTTCGCCCTGTCGACGATCGAGGCGGACCGGGCCTGGTTCATGGAGCACGGGCGGTTGACCATCCAGCGGTCCAAGGCGATCAGCCGCGAGGTGAACGACCTCTGCCGCAAGGTGCGTCCCCTCGCGGTCGACCTCGTCGACGCGTGGGGCATCCCGTCCGCCATGCTGCGGGCCCCGGATCTCGTGGGCTGA